The Actinomycetes bacterium genome contains the following window.
TCGGCCTGCGGCTGGACGGCGACCGGGTGGCCGGGGTTGCGGTCGACGGCAAGGGCTGCGCGATCTCGCTGGCGTCCGCCTCGGTCATGAGCGACCTGGTGCTCGGCCGGCGGGTGCCCGAGGCGCTGGAGGCGGCCGACGCGTTCCGCCAGCTGATGCACGGCGAGGCCGAGCCCGACGAGGAGCTCCTTGAGGACGGGATCGCCTTCGCCGGCGTGGCCAGGTACCCGGTGCGGGTCAAGTGCGCCCTGCTCGGCTGGATGGCGTTCAGGGACGCCGCCGCCAGGGGCCTGGCCGGCCAGGACGGGGGCGAGACGGTCTACGGCGAGGACGAGAACGCGG
Protein-coding sequences here:
- a CDS encoding SUF system NifU family Fe-S cluster assembly protein, with the protein product MGLEDLYQEIILDHYKKPRHPGRLEGDRVEVRHYNPVCGDELTLGLRLDGDRVAGVAVDGKGCAISLASASVMSDLVLGRRVPEALEAADAFRQLMHGEAEPDEELLEDGIAFAGVARYPVRVKCALLGWMAFRDAAARGLAGQDGGETVYGEDENAARAAKAERLPGERY